In the genome of Nitrospira sp. CR1.1, the window TCCATCAAATAGTTCACGAACCGCATGGCGAGCTGCTTCTGCGGCGCGGTCCGGAGCACCACGAGACAATCGGCCCAAATGGTTGCGCCTTCCTTCGGGACAACATAACGAATAGAGGGCCGATCGGCCATGGCACGGGCCACCGGCCCTCCCCAGCCGTGTGCCAGGACCACTTCCCCGGAAGCGAGCAGCTGATCGTAGTGATCGCTCGTATACGTCTTTACTAGCGGCTTTTGCCTCAACAGTTGCTCCTTCGCCGACTCAATCACCTGCGGTTCCGTGCTGTTCATCGACTGTCCCATGGACCGCAGGACCGCCCCGAACACTTCCCGCTGGTCGTTCAACATGCTGATACGGCCCTTGTACCGCATATCCCACAGGATCGACCAACTGTCCGGTGCGGTCGGAATGACAGCGGAATCGTACCCGATGCCCACCGTCCCCCACAGATACGGAACGGAATAGCGGCGCTCGGGGTCGAACGGCAGGGTCTGCAAATGGGGCTCCAACTGCAAGGCGTTGGACAATTCCGCCTGGTCCAGTTCGCTCAGCAAGCCCTGCTGGATCATGATCGCGACCATGAAATCCGACGGAACCGCCACGTCGTAGCCGGTGGCTCCGCTTTGC includes:
- a CDS encoding extracellular solute-binding protein, with the protein product MRPVIRRMALWSLCLLGLSGWLTACGQHSGEDRSETRPVLHYFTWSDYVSADIIQEFERREQVKVVIDTFSSNEELLAKLQSGATGYDVAVPSDFMVAIMIQQGLLSELDQAELSNALQLEPHLQTLPFDPERRYSVPYLWGTVGIGYDSAVIPTAPDSWSILWDMRYKGRISMLNDQREVFGAVLRSMGQSMNSTEPQVIESAKEQLLRQKPLVKTYTSDHYDQLLASGEVVLAHGWGGPVARAMADRPSIRYVVPKEGATIWADCLVVLRTAPQKQLAMRFVNYLMEPTVAARTSERLRFASASRLARELVDTSTRENPAVYPPLDQLARLEWMRDVGKGIRLYDRAWTELKMQ